A stretch of Argiope bruennichi chromosome 10, qqArgBrue1.1, whole genome shotgun sequence DNA encodes these proteins:
- the LOC129989236 gene encoding gastrula zinc finger protein XlCGF17.1-like, which produces MLKMETSKESNEIHLVSNVCATIFNTDLIVDRDTSGNEKYFKCDKCGEIFPDNGNLKSHFLTHANGKSFTCDICCKVFSQKDHLREHNRTHTKEKKISCDVCNENFVQKGNLNERSLSHIKEKPYSCDICCKKLSRKDHLNEHYRTHTNERPFDCVLCGKAFITKRDLKRHCVIHTDKKPFVCGTCGKAFSQKSNLKDHYVVHTKERLFKCSMCDKAYPRRESLKIHYRTHTNEKPFVCDMCGKAFAHRSNLNVHYGTHTDDKPYSCDICSKEFSRLDNLNDHYRCHSNEKPFICDICGKAFSRKSNLNKHYHSHSNEKRFVCDLCSKVYVKKSYLNKHYRTHTNGKITFV; this is translated from the coding sequence ATGTTGAAGATGGAGACTTCTAAGGAATCAAATGAAATCCATTTGGTTAGTAATGTGTGTGCTACAATATTTAATACTGATTTAATTGTCGATAGAGACACTTCAggaaatgagaaatatttcaaatgtgatAAATGTGGCGAGATATTTCCTGACAATGGTAATTTAAAGAGCCATTTTCTTACACATGCAAATGGGAAAAGTTTTACGTGCGATATTTGTTGTAAGGTGTTTTCCCAGAAAGATCATTTAAGAGAACATAATCGTacacatacaaaagaaaaaaaaatttcttgtgatgtatgcaatgaaaattttgttcagaAAGGTAATTTAAATGAGCGTTCTCTATCTCATATAAAAGAAAAGCCTTATTCATGTGATATATGCTGTAAAAAACTTTCTCGGAAAGACCATTTAAATGAACATTATCGAACTCATACAAATGAAAGACCTTTTGATTGTGTTTTGTGTGGTAAAGCGTTTATTACGAAAAGAGACTTAAAAAGGCATTGTGTAATTCATACAGATAAAAAGCCTTTCGTTTGCGGTACCTGTGGTAAGGCATTTTCTCAGAAAAGCAATTTAAAGGACCATTACGTTGTTCATACTAAAGAAAGACTTTTTAAATGCAGTATGTGTGATAAAGCATATCCTCGAAGAGAAAGTTTAAAGATTCATTATCgtactcatacaaatgaaaagccTTTTGTTTGTGATATGTGTGGTAAGGCATTTGCTCATAGAAGTAATTTAAATGTGCATTATGGTACTCATACTGATGATAAGCCTTATTCTTGTGATATATGTAGCAAAGAATTTTCCCGGCTAGATAATTTAAATGATCATTACCGTTGTCATTCAAATGAAAAACCTTTTATTTGTGATATATGTGGCAAGGCTTTTTCTCGAAAAAGTAATCTAAATAAACATTATCATAGTCATTCAAACGAAAAACGCTTTGTTTGTGACTTGTGTAGTAAGGTATATGTTAAAAAATCTTATCTGAATAAACATTATCGTACGCATACAAATGGAAAAATTACATtcgtttga